The following proteins are encoded in a genomic region of Magnolia sinica isolate HGM2019 chromosome 1, MsV1, whole genome shotgun sequence:
- the LOC131238987 gene encoding peroxidase 39-like, whose translation MGKLSYAGLLILAFLALLGHAQATLKMGFYDQSCPKAEKIVLEYVKQHISRVPTLAAQLIRMNFHDCFVTGCDASVLLNSTSNQAEKDAIPNQTLRGFDFIDRVKSLLESECPGVVSCADIISLATRDSIVVTGGPTWRVPTGRRDGTISNITEAFNQIPAPFDNFTTLQSSFASKGLNVKDLVLLSGGHTIGIAHCTSFSNRLYNFTGVGDEDPSLDSEYAAVLRRNKCRTQTDNTTLAEMDPGSFRTFDLSYYQLLLKRRGLFESDAALTTDSTSRSYILELLNGPLSKFFEEFGLAMEKMGRMGVITGSVGEIRKNCALVNS comes from the exons atgggGAAGTTGAGCTATGCTGGGCTTCTTATCCTTGCATTTTTGGCACTTTTGGGCCATGCTCAAGCTACTCTGAAAATGGGATTTTATGATCAGAGCTGCCCGAAAGCGGAGAAGATCGTATTAGAATATGTGAAGCAGCATATCTCGAGAGTTCCGACCTTGGCGGCGCAGCTTATTAGAATGAACTTCCATGACTGTTTTGTGACG GGCTGTGATGCATCTGTTCTGTTGAATTCAACTTCAAACCAAGCAGAGAAGGATGCAATTCCGAATCAGACCCTCCGCGGCTTTGACTTCATCGACCGCGTGAAGAGCTTGTTAGAATCTGAGTGCCCTGGCGTTGTTTCCTGCGCCGATATCATTTCATTGGCTACCAGAGATTCAATTGTAGTAACT GGAGGACCCACTTGGCGTGTCCCAACCGGTCGAAGAGATGGGACCATATCGAACATTACGGAGGCCTTTAACCAAATCCCAGCTCCATTTGACAATTTCACTACTCTGCAATCTAGTTTCGCTAGCAAAGGACTTAATGTGAAAGATTTGGTTCTGTTATCTG GCGGCCACACAATTGGGATTGCCCACTGTACGTCGTTCAGCAACCGTCTCTACAATTTCACAGGAGTAGGTGATGAAGACCCATCTCTAGACAGTGAGTACGCTGCAGTTCTTCGTAGGAATAAGTGCAGAACACAGACTGATAACACAACATTGGCTGAAATGGACCCGGGCAGTTTCAGGACGTTCGATCTCAGCTACTACCAACTTTTATTGAAGAGACGAGGTCTGTTCGAGTCCGATGCAGCTCTGACCACAGACAGCACCTCAAGATCTTACATCCTCGAACTCCTCAATGGCCCACTTTCAAAGTTCTTTGAGGAGTTTGGACTGGCCATGGAAAAGATGGGCCGCATGGGAGTAATAACAGGATCAGTGGGTGAGATCAGAAAAAACTGCGCACTAGTAAACAGTTAG
- the LOC131217069 gene encoding peroxidase 57-like translates to MAAFLTSLLSLALVVFTALSLELNFYRNSCPQAEAVVRKAVEEHFLRDPSIPAGLLRLHFHDCFIRGCDGSVLLDSNGNNIAEKEAPPNLSLRGFEVIDEIKGKLERECRGTVSCADILALATRDGVAISGGGTYDLPTGRRDGTVSTITDVHLPDPASSVADAVAAFQTINLTLADLTTLLGAHSVGFCHCLFFIDRLYDFKGTGFPDPDMDPTTLDILRKKCPRPTTQIFNISSDPKVFMNQMSSTPFTLDNSFFHSILNGRAVLQLDQELGFTDLTSNLLARYSTRPGAFRWMFAKSMIKLGNVGVLTGQAGEIRLNCREVNQRH, encoded by the exons ATGGCAGCTTTTCTTACATCTCTTCTCTCACTGGCATTAGTAGTATTTACAGCTCTCTCTCTAGAACTCAATTTCTATAGAAATTCATGCCCACAAGCTGAAGCTGTGGTGAGAAAAGCTGTAGAAGAGCATTTCCTAAGAGACCCATCGATCCCAGCTGGCCTACTTCGCTTGCATTTCCATGATTGTTTCATCAGA GGTTGTGATGGTTCTGTTCTTTTGGACAGCAATGGAAATAACATAGCTGAAAAGGAGGCTCCTCCTAATCTAAGTCTTCGAGGATTCGAAGTTATCGATGAAATAAAAGGCAAGCTAGAGAGAGAATGCCGAGGGACCGTTTCATGTGCAGATATACTGGCGTTGGCCACACGGGACGGCGTGGCTATATCAGGAGGAGGAACTTATGATCTTCCTACTGGGAGAAGAGATGGGACTGTTTCTACCATCACTGATGTCCATCTTCCTGATCCTGCATCGTCTGTTGCTGATGCTGTGGCTGCTTTCCAAACCATCAATCTTACTTTGGCTGATCTCACTACATTACTGG GTGCACACAGTGTTGGATTCTGTCACTGCCTCTTCTTCATCGACCGTCTGTACGACTTCAAGGGCACCGGATTCCCTGATCccgacatggaccccaccactcTCGATATCCTCAGGAAGAAATGCCCAAGACCCACTACACAAATTTTCAACATAAGCTCTGATCCGAAAGTATTCATGAATCAGATGTCCAGTACGCCTTTCACTCTAGATAACTCATTTTTCCACAGCATACTCAATGGAAGAGCTGTTCTTCAGTTAGATCAAGAGCTGGGTTTCACCGATCTCACCAGCAATCTGCTAGCGAGGTATTCAACAAGGCCTGGCGCATTCCGATGGATGTTTGCGAAATCCATGATCAAATTGGGCAATGTGGGTGTTTTAACCGGACAAGCGGGTGAGATTCGACTGAATTGTAGAGAAGTAAATCAAAGGCATTGA
- the LOC131257998 gene encoding NDR1/HIN1-like protein 26, with translation MPSAPTQPHHHFRLRHPPRYYAHRVKESLTTRVMKVLCSCFLGLLLIVGIMAFVLWISLRPHRPRFHVSNFSIPTISSENGLQNTEISFNVTDRNPNQNVGIFYMDMDASVFYREKKIGMTPLSLPFYQPPKNTTYIDGVFSGTSLKVGNDSWSEIMVDREAGRIVFRLGLRARFRFKLSMWDSKRHRMHVSCDVAVGPDGEVLAISKKKRCSIYFS, from the coding sequence ATGCCATCCGCACCAACTCAACCCCACCACCACTTCCGCCTCCGCCACCCCCCACGCTATTATGCGCACCGTGTTAAGGAAAGCCTCACCACCCGAGTAATGAAAGTCCTCTGCTCCTGTTTCCTCGGCCTCCTCCTCATCGTCGGTATCATGGCCTTCGTCCTCTGGATCAGCCTCCGTCCCCACCGCCCCAGGTTCCACGTCAGCAACTTCTCCATTCCGACCATCTCCTCAGAAAACGGCCTCCAGAACACCGAAATATCGTTCAACGTAACGGACCGAAACCCTAACCAGAATGTCGGGATCTTCTACATGGATATGGATGCATCGGTGTTTTATCGGGAGAAGAAGATTGGAATGACGCCGTTAAGTCTACCGTTTTACCAGCCGCCGAAGAACACGACGTACATTGACGGCGTTTTTAGTGGGACGTCGCTGAAGGTTGGGAACGACAGTTGGAGTGAGATAATGGTGGATAGAGAGGCGGGAAGGATCGTTTTCCGTTTGGGGCTGAGGGCGAGATTTCGTTTTAAGCTGTCCATGTGGGATAGCAAACGACACAGGATGCACGTGAGCTGTGACGTGGCGGTGGGGCCCGATGGAGAGGTGCTGGCCATCTCCAAGAAGAAGAGATGTTCTATCTATTTCTCCTAG